In Microbacterium sp. No. 7, the genomic window CGGCATCCCGGGCCAGCAGATCGTCGATCGTCTCGCCCCGTACGATCACGCGCGCCTCGCCGGCGCGCACGGCGACGACGGGCGGGCGGGGGACGTAGTTGTAGTTGCTCGCGAGCGAGAAGCAGTAGGCCCCGGTCGCGGCGACGGCGACGAGGTCGCCGGGCGTGACGTCGGCGGGCAGGTGGTCGGCGTCGACGACGACATCGCCCGACTCGCAGTGCTTGCCGACCACGCGCGCGAGCGCGGGCGCGGCGGCGCTCGTGCGCGAGACGACGCGGGCCGTGTACTGCGCGCCGTAGAGGGCGGGGCGGGCGTTGTCGCTCATGCCGCCGTCGACGCTCACGTAGAGGCGGGTCAGCTCGTCGCCGACGCGCACGGGCTTGACGGTGCCCACCTCGTACAGCGTGATGCCCGCGCGGCCGACGATCGCGCGGCCGGGCTCGAAGGCGAGGTTCGGCACGGGGATGCCGCGCACCTCGCACTCGCGCGCGACGGCGTCGACGATGGCGGCGGCCAGCTCGGCGATCGGGGTGGGGTCGTCGGCCTCGGTGTAGGCGATGCCGAAGCCGCCGCCCAGGTTGAGCACCGGCACGTCGCCGCCGGCGATCAGCTCGGCGTGCACCTCGACGAGGCGCGAGGCCGACTCGGCGAACCCGGCGGCGCCGAAGATCTGCGAGCCGATGTGGCAGTGCAGGCCGACGAACGCGAGCGACGGCAGCTCGCGGATGCGGGCGACGACGGCGGGCGCGTCGGCGAGCGCGAAGCCGAACTTCTGGTCCTCGTGCGCCGTGGCGAGGAAGTCGTGCGTCTCGGCGTGCACGCCGCTGTTGACCCGCACGAGCACGGGCTGCACGACGCCGCGCCGGTCGGCGATCGCCGCGAGGCGCTCGAGCTCGATGCGGCTGTCGAGCACGATCGAGCCGACGCCGGCATCCACCGCACGCTCCAGCTCGGCGACCGACTTGTTATTGCCGTGCACGCCGATGCGGGCGGGATCGGCGCCCGCCGCGAGCGCGACGGCGAGCTCTCCGCCCGTCGCGACGTCGACGGCGAGCCCCTCGTCCGTGACCCAGCGCACGACCTCGGTGCTGAGGAACGCCTTGCCTGCGTAGTAGACGCGCGCCTGCACGCCGTGGCGCGCCGCGGCGTCGCGGAACGCCGTGAGCACCTCGCGGGCGCGGGCGCGCACGGCCTCCTCGTCGAGCACGTACAGAGGAGTGCCGAAGCGCTCCCGCAG contains:
- the lysA gene encoding diaminopimelate decarboxylase, whose protein sequence is MSVSSDAPPAARAVPDDVNALAPQVWPEGAARDDNGVLHVAGVAVTELRERFGTPLYVLDEEAVRARAREVLTAFRDAAARHGVQARVYYAGKAFLSTEVVRWVTDEGLAVDVATGGELAVALAAGADPARIGVHGNNKSVAELERAVDAGVGSIVLDSRIELERLAAIADRRGVVQPVLVRVNSGVHAETHDFLATAHEDQKFGFALADAPAVVARIRELPSLAFVGLHCHIGSQIFGAAGFAESASRLVEVHAELIAGGDVPVLNLGGGFGIAYTEADDPTPIAELAAAIVDAVARECEVRGIPVPNLAFEPGRAIVGRAGITLYEVGTVKPVRVGDELTRLYVSVDGGMSDNARPALYGAQYTARVVSRTSAAAPALARVVGKHCESGDVVVDADHLPADVTPGDLVAVAATGAYCFSLASNYNYVPRPPVVAVRAGEARVIVRGETIDDLLARDAGVAGARTAPATETTEGDR